The following proteins are encoded in a genomic region of Mus caroli chromosome 18, CAROLI_EIJ_v1.1, whole genome shotgun sequence:
- the Spink1 gene encoding serine protease inhibitor Kazal-type 1, whose amino-acid sequence MKVAIIFLLSALALLSFAGNTFSAKVTGKEPSCRYAMGGCPRIYHPVCGTDGITYANECVLCFENRKRIEPVLIQNGGPC is encoded by the exons ATGAAGGTGGCTATCATCTTTCTTCTCAGTGCTTTGGCTCTGCTGAGTTTTGCAG GTAACACTTTTTCAGCTAAGGTGACTGGAAAAGAG CCTAGTTGCCGTTATGCAATGGGGGGATGTCCCAGAATTTATCACCCTGTGTGTGGGACTGATGGAATTACTTATGCCAATGAATGTGTTCTGTGCTTTGAAAACAG GAAACGCATAGAACCTGTCCTCATTCAAAACGGTGGGCCTTGCTGA